A genomic segment from Polyangium mundeleinium encodes:
- a CDS encoding sigma 54-interacting transcriptional regulator: MNLDDWVTASTHELADLAQLADGTPDALDELLQRGLEWLGRIAPYDLAVVFELEGPLLRAKAGRGSLFRPEVREVRIHLDHFPSLRLAIEERRCRVFTEDDHAHGDGDIFDGFMDFPHGHACMIVPLVTGSEVFGVMSIDRARCGHYPSAVVDLAEVFGRLLALSIHCIRQNQKLARASLESEERAAALARRIGEITEDASVLGDSDNAQVRELARQAVLVAGTSSTVLLIGETGTGKERLARFIHEKSPRGKRPFVPVNCAALPSGTLESELFGHERGAFSGALRARPGLFRAADGGTLFLDEIGELPLDLQGKLLRALQEGEVLPVGAEQPIRVSVRVIAATHVDLEQAVGAGQFRGDLYYRLSVYPLRLVPLRERMEDLAAICRVLLEELSARVGKASLRLSAGAEEALRQHDYPGNIRELSNILERGAIRAAAGTIERADLALFGPPARKRPAAGEGGATEALVSLAENERRHIQRVLRATGGRIYGEGGAAEILGLPPTTLQSRMKRLGLRRETNA; this comes from the coding sequence ATGAACCTGGACGATTGGGTCACCGCGAGTACGCACGAGCTCGCGGACCTGGCGCAGCTCGCGGACGGGACGCCGGACGCGCTCGACGAGCTCTTGCAGCGGGGCCTCGAATGGCTCGGCCGCATTGCGCCTTACGATCTCGCGGTCGTCTTCGAGCTCGAAGGCCCCTTGCTCCGCGCGAAGGCCGGGCGCGGCTCGCTCTTCCGGCCCGAGGTCCGCGAGGTTCGGATTCACCTCGACCATTTCCCCTCCCTTCGGCTCGCCATCGAGGAGCGTCGCTGCCGTGTCTTCACGGAGGACGATCACGCCCACGGGGACGGGGATATCTTTGATGGATTCATGGATTTTCCGCACGGCCACGCGTGCATGATCGTGCCCCTCGTGACGGGCTCCGAGGTCTTCGGCGTCATGTCGATCGACCGCGCGCGGTGCGGCCATTATCCGAGCGCCGTCGTGGATCTCGCCGAGGTCTTCGGGCGCCTGCTCGCGCTCTCGATCCATTGCATCCGGCAAAACCAGAAGCTCGCCCGCGCGAGCCTCGAAAGCGAGGAGCGGGCCGCCGCGCTCGCGCGCCGCATCGGCGAGATCACCGAGGATGCCTCCGTGCTCGGCGACAGCGACAATGCCCAGGTGCGCGAGCTCGCGCGGCAGGCGGTCCTCGTCGCGGGGACGAGCTCGACCGTGCTCCTCATCGGCGAGACCGGCACCGGCAAGGAGCGGCTGGCGCGCTTCATTCACGAAAAAAGCCCGCGCGGCAAGCGCCCGTTCGTCCCCGTGAATTGCGCGGCCTTGCCCTCGGGGACCCTCGAAAGCGAGCTCTTCGGCCACGAGCGCGGGGCCTTCTCGGGCGCCTTGCGGGCCCGCCCCGGCCTCTTTCGCGCCGCGGACGGCGGGACGTTGTTCCTCGACGAGATCGGCGAGCTGCCGCTCGATCTCCAGGGCAAGCTGCTGCGCGCATTGCAGGAAGGCGAGGTCTTGCCCGTAGGCGCGGAGCAGCCGATTCGGGTCTCCGTGCGGGTCATTGCGGCGACCCACGTGGACCTCGAACAAGCCGTGGGCGCGGGCCAGTTCCGGGGGGATCTTTATTATCGGCTCTCGGTCTACCCGCTGCGCCTCGTGCCGTTGCGCGAGCGCATGGAAGACCTCGCCGCCATTTGCCGGGTCCTCCTGGAGGAGCTCTCCGCGCGGGTCGGGAAGGCGTCGCTCCGCCTCTCCGCGGGGGCCGAGGAGGCGCTGCGGCAGCACGATTACCCGGGCAACATTCGCGAGCTCTCGAATATCCTCGAACGCGGGGCCATCCGGGCCGCGGCGGGCACGATCGAGCGCGCGGACCTCGCGCTGTTCGGGCCGCCCGCCCGCAAACGGCCGGCCGCCGGGGAAGGCGGGGCCACGGAGGCGCTGGTATCGCTCGCCGAAAATGAGCGGCGCCACATCCAGCGGGTGCTCCGGGCGACGGGCGGTCGCATCTATGGGGAAGGGGGCGCCGCCGAGATCCTCGGCCTGCCCCCCACAACGCTCCAGAGCCGGATGAAGCGTCTCGGATTGCGGCGGGAGACAAATGCTTGA